One segment of Streptomyces sp. XD-27 DNA contains the following:
- a CDS encoding neutral zinc metallopeptidase: MAARWYVTVPTALVAALALLLTGCGDGGGGGTPRSPGGTTSPAPPSPPGGDETVEDDIDAAVRATDGFWSAHWTELFTGGYRSPQVSGAYDGAAPDVPLCGDEPLPDDNAVYCPAGDYVAWDLDLMRQGHRMGDAWVYLVIAHEWGHAIQSRLNEELVSLAGELQADCLAGAALFGAARDGTLRIEEGDTRELAQALAALADATPWTDTTDHGDASERIASFSRGAESGVRACLPDVVR; the protein is encoded by the coding sequence ATGGCTGCTCGCTGGTATGTGACGGTGCCGACCGCGCTCGTCGCCGCCCTCGCGCTGCTGCTGACCGGCTGCGGCGACGGCGGCGGTGGCGGGACCCCGCGCTCCCCCGGCGGCACCACCAGCCCGGCGCCGCCGTCCCCGCCGGGCGGCGACGAGACGGTCGAGGACGACATCGACGCGGCGGTACGGGCGACCGACGGCTTCTGGTCGGCCCACTGGACCGAGCTGTTCACCGGCGGGTACCGCTCGCCCCAGGTGTCGGGCGCGTACGACGGCGCCGCCCCGGACGTCCCCCTGTGCGGCGACGAGCCGCTGCCCGACGACAACGCCGTCTACTGCCCCGCCGGGGACTACGTCGCCTGGGACCTGGACCTGATGCGGCAGGGGCACCGGATGGGCGACGCATGGGTCTATCTGGTGATCGCCCACGAGTGGGGGCACGCCATCCAGAGCCGACTCAACGAGGAACTGGTCAGCCTGGCGGGCGAGTTGCAGGCGGACTGCCTGGCGGGGGCGGCGCTCTTCGGGGCCGCGCGGGACGGCACCCTCCGCATCGAGGAGGGCGACACGCGGGAGCTGGCGCAGGCGCTGGCCGCGCTGGCGGACGCGACGCCGTGGACCGACACCACGGACCACGGAGACGCGTCCGAGCGCATCGCGTCGTTCAGCCGGGGCGCGGAGTCGGGCGTGCGGGCCTGCCTCCCGGACGTCGTCCGCTGA
- the uraD gene encoding 2-oxo-4-hydroxy-4-carboxy-5-ureidoimidazoline decarboxylase: MTSSATPGLTRLNSSDEPQAAELLREVCASRSWSAAVAGGRPYADAEALYAASDAAMAALTPADLAEAMAGHPPIGRPKPGDPTSAREQSGVQESVREELLELNLAYQDRHGHVFLICATGRTGDQMLAALKERIGNDPNTEREIVRTELGKINRIRLTRLVEGESA, encoded by the coding sequence GTGACTTCCAGCGCGACGCCGGGCCTCACCCGGCTCAACTCAAGCGACGAGCCGCAGGCGGCCGAGCTGCTGCGCGAGGTGTGCGCCAGCCGGTCGTGGAGCGCGGCGGTGGCGGGCGGCCGCCCGTACGCCGACGCGGAGGCCCTCTACGCCGCGAGTGACGCCGCCATGGCGGCCCTCACCCCCGCCGACCTCGCCGAGGCGATGGCGGGCCACCCGCCCATCGGGCGCCCCAAGCCGGGCGACCCGACCTCGGCGCGGGAGCAGAGCGGGGTACAGGAGTCCGTGCGCGAGGAACTGCTCGAACTCAACCTCGCGTACCAGGACCGGCACGGCCACGTCTTCCTGATCTGCGCCACCGGCCGCACCGGCGACCAGATGCTCGCCGCCCTCAAGGAGCGGATCGGCAACGACCCGAACACCGAGCGCGAGATCGTCCGCACCGAACTGGGGAAGATCAACCGCATCCGGCTGACCCGGCTCGTAGAGGGAGAGAGCGCATGA
- a CDS encoding TIM barrel protein: MGFQDQRFDVNLSILFTELPLLERPAAAAAAGFRAVELWWPWVDSPTPPQAELDALAVALDAAGTQLVGLNFYAGQLPGPDRGALSLPGEESDRFRANIDVAADFARSVGCTALNALYGNRIAGVDPQIQDSLALENLVLAARAADRVGATLLIEALNAPESPLYPLVSAPAAIEVVDKVNAATGLGNARFLMDLYHLSMNGENLPEVIDAHAAKTGHVQIADNPGRGAPGTGSLPLEELLDQLRKAGYDGWVGLEYKAGDRPSADSFGWLPA; the protein is encoded by the coding sequence GTGGGATTCCAGGACCAGCGCTTCGATGTGAACCTCTCGATCCTCTTCACGGAGCTTCCGCTGCTGGAGCGCCCGGCGGCCGCCGCCGCGGCGGGCTTCCGCGCGGTGGAGCTGTGGTGGCCCTGGGTCGACTCGCCCACGCCTCCGCAGGCCGAACTCGACGCCCTTGCCGTGGCGTTGGACGCCGCCGGGACGCAGCTCGTGGGCCTGAACTTCTACGCCGGGCAGCTCCCGGGCCCCGACCGCGGCGCCCTGTCCCTCCCCGGTGAGGAGTCGGACCGCTTCCGCGCCAACATCGACGTGGCGGCCGACTTCGCCCGGTCGGTGGGGTGCACCGCGCTGAACGCGCTCTACGGCAACCGGATCGCGGGCGTCGACCCGCAGATCCAGGACAGCCTCGCGCTGGAGAACCTGGTCCTGGCGGCCCGCGCCGCCGACCGGGTGGGCGCGACGCTGCTGATCGAGGCGCTGAACGCGCCGGAGTCCCCGCTCTACCCGCTGGTGAGCGCACCCGCCGCCATCGAGGTCGTGGACAAGGTCAACGCCGCCACCGGCCTCGGCAACGCCAGGTTCCTGATGGACCTGTACCACCTGTCGATGAACGGCGAGAACCTGCCCGAGGTCATCGACGCCCACGCCGCCAAGACCGGCCACGTACAGATCGCGGACAACCCCGGCCGCGGCGCCCCCGGCACCGGCTCCCTGCCGCTGGAGGAGCTGCTCGACCAGCTCCGCAAGGCGGGCTACGACGGCTGGGTGGGCCTGGAGTACAAGGCGGGCGACCGCCCGAGCGCCGACTCCTTCGGCTGGCTGCCGGCCTGA
- a CDS encoding Crp/Fnr family transcriptional regulator → MTGGRDPDRGAAGQRPREGWSWPRSSLLGGVAPAARDRLLALGAQARYPADRVLIRESERTTFVLILLDGVVKATGRTDDGRDALLAVRMGGDLVGELAAVDGRPRSATVATCGPVVARVVTRGDFLDCMRRDPAIAHAVNASIVSKLRVANAHRIDFTGCDAATRLARVLHQIAMTYGERAGEGAVIHWPITQPELAALSGAAEPTVHKALRRLRQTGVVSTGYRSIRVDDLALLSSIAFA, encoded by the coding sequence ATGACGGGTGGAAGAGATCCGGACCGGGGCGCGGCCGGGCAGCGGCCCCGCGAGGGGTGGAGCTGGCCGCGGTCGAGCCTGCTGGGCGGGGTCGCCCCGGCCGCGCGCGACCGGCTGCTGGCCCTGGGCGCCCAGGCGCGGTACCCGGCCGACCGCGTGCTCATACGGGAGTCCGAGCGGACGACCTTCGTCCTGATCCTGCTGGACGGAGTGGTCAAGGCGACGGGTCGCACCGACGACGGCCGGGACGCCCTGCTGGCGGTCCGGATGGGCGGGGACCTGGTCGGCGAACTCGCCGCCGTGGACGGCCGGCCCCGGTCGGCGACGGTCGCCACCTGCGGGCCCGTCGTCGCCCGGGTCGTCACGCGCGGCGACTTCCTGGACTGCATGCGGCGCGACCCCGCGATCGCGCACGCGGTCAACGCGTCCATCGTGTCCAAACTCCGCGTCGCGAACGCCCATCGCATCGACTTCACCGGATGCGACGCCGCCACCCGGCTGGCCCGGGTGCTGCACCAGATCGCGATGACGTACGGGGAGCGGGCCGGCGAGGGAGCGGTGATCCACTGGCCGATCACGCAGCCGGAGTTGGCCGCGCTGTCCGGCGCGGCGGAGCCGACCGTGCACAAGGCGCTGCGCAGGCTCCGGCAGACGGGCGTGGTCTCCACGGGCTACCGCAGCATCAGGGTGGACGACCTCGCCCTGTTGAGCAGCATCGCCTTCGCCTAG
- the uraH gene encoding hydroxyisourate hydrolase — translation MSTDTTASVSTHILDTSAGRPAEGVAVRLSARAGREADWQPLGGSATDADGRCKDLPALPEGTTHVRLDFAVEPYFEKKQADAQQDAPANRDSGAFFPEVAITFAVTPGEHYHVPLLLNPFGYSVYRGS, via the coding sequence ATGAGCACGGACACCACCGCCTCCGTCTCCACCCACATCCTGGACACCAGTGCCGGCCGCCCCGCCGAGGGCGTCGCCGTGCGGCTCTCCGCCCGCGCGGGCCGCGAGGCGGACTGGCAGCCGCTCGGTGGCTCCGCGACCGACGCGGACGGCCGGTGCAAGGACCTTCCGGCCCTGCCGGAGGGGACGACCCACGTGCGGCTCGACTTCGCCGTCGAGCCGTACTTCGAGAAGAAGCAAGCCGATGCGCAGCAGGACGCCCCCGCGAATCGGGACAGCGGCGCGTTCTTCCCCGAGGTGGCGATCACCTTCGCCGTCACGCCCGGAGAGCACTACCACGTACCGCTGCTGCTCAACCCGTTCGGCTACTCCGTTTACCGAGGGAGCTAG
- a CDS encoding 2-hydroxy-3-oxopropionate reductase, giving the protein MSNLPHIAWIGLGIMGSPMSENLIKAGYSVTGYTLEQDKLDRLAAAGGTAAGSIAEAVRDADVIITMVPASPQVEAIAYGEDGILANARRGALLIDMSSITPQTSVDLAAAAAEKGVRVLDAPVSGGEAGAIEAVLSIMVGGTQDDFDAAKPILDVLGKTIVLCGPHGSGQTVKAANQLIVAVNIQACAEAVVFLEKSGVDLAAALDVLGGGLAGSTVLARKTGNFLNRDFKPGFRIDLHHKDMGIVTDAARNVGAALPVGAVVANLVASLRAQGDGGLDHSALLRGVERLSGQKVEG; this is encoded by the coding sequence ATGAGCAATCTGCCCCACATCGCCTGGATCGGTCTCGGGATCATGGGCTCCCCCATGTCCGAGAACCTGATCAAGGCGGGCTACTCCGTCACCGGCTACACCCTCGAGCAGGACAAGCTCGACCGGCTCGCCGCCGCCGGCGGCACCGCCGCCGGCTCGATCGCCGAGGCCGTCCGGGACGCCGACGTCATCATCACCATGGTCCCGGCCTCCCCGCAGGTCGAGGCCATCGCCTACGGCGAGGACGGCATCCTGGCCAACGCCAGGCGCGGCGCCCTCCTGATCGACATGTCCTCCATCACCCCGCAGACCTCGGTCGACCTGGCCGCGGCCGCGGCCGAGAAGGGCGTGCGGGTGCTGGACGCCCCGGTCTCCGGCGGCGAGGCGGGCGCGATCGAGGCCGTGCTGTCCATCATGGTCGGCGGCACCCAGGACGACTTCGACGCGGCCAAGCCGATCCTCGACGTGCTCGGCAAGACCATCGTGCTGTGCGGCCCGCACGGCTCCGGCCAGACGGTGAAGGCCGCCAACCAGCTGATCGTCGCGGTCAACATCCAGGCGTGCGCCGAGGCCGTGGTCTTCCTGGAGAAGTCCGGCGTGGACCTGGCCGCCGCCCTCGACGTCCTGGGCGGCGGGCTGGCCGGCTCCACCGTCCTGGCCCGCAAGACGGGCAACTTCCTGAACCGGGACTTCAAGCCCGGCTTCCGGATCGACCTGCACCACAAGGACATGGGCATCGTCACCGACGCCGCCCGGAACGTCGGCGCCGCCCTGCCGGTCGGCGCCGTGGTCGCGAACCTGGTCGCCTCGCTGCGCGCCCAGGGCGACGGCGGCCTGGACCACTCCGCGCTGCTGCGCGGCGTCGAGCGGCTCTCGGGCCAGAAGGTCGAGGGCTGA
- a CDS encoding AAA family ATPase, translating to MHRIDVGGNAAGPVIAGDHNVVVDAQHGSTVTLLVGGERPRPERRGRVELLPRRERDPLGRDAEAAALADAVRAGGPVQLWGPPGVGKSTLLRYVARRLEPGPDGVVFLSAAHRDVGDLAQEVFEACYEAAGYAPSGAELRRLMTGVRVVVYVDNADLSLEQLRELMDAAPDATFVFAGHDRSLFGDGTVLEVQGLDRAAGRELLARELHRPLPESERAGADELWQAAAGRPLLLLRAAGLARSDASGAVALPRPGAIADLLPLLFDQLDAAAMGALRLLATLGDAELAPAHIGTLADVTDPAAVCGRLVDLGLALAAEHGYRCAPDVVPALRQRRTAPFPADRLCEYLARWAAEPATTPAEVAAHGRALEMAARLAELAGRPDLAVMVARAVSPTLARSLRFGVWGRLLGRGWVAARQAGDRNAMAYFTHEEGIRSLLTGRRVVSAVLLAEAVVLWRQLGDGHGADAALNAQQYTPPPSPAPSPSPSPSPSPSPSPSPDAAGPPDVSGDGVAPQSTPPDAATDHMAELGNDPTGQSLAGPDPTGTLAGPDPTGTLAGPDPTGQSLAGPDPTGQSLAGPDPTGQTLAGPDPTGQTLAGPDPTGQALAGPDPTGTLAGPDPTGTLAGPDPTGALSGHGDLSHLLRVGDAGGTAASAAAAPAGATAASGAASAGAASAATAAAGASALSSALAVIAVVTAVVIGGIAVKEHQESNDQPSASSASTDLAGVWSTSTGSVRIVSSGPGSYTAENPGCNPSTVQLTGSNGNYRGRLPIWEDFPDSCTTLRAYGTITIDVAPDGATAQVEETGPSDGSVECEGCGSETWTRESS from the coding sequence GTGCACCGGATAGACGTCGGCGGGAACGCGGCGGGGCCCGTGATCGCGGGCGATCACAATGTGGTGGTCGACGCGCAGCACGGTTCCACCGTGACCCTGCTGGTGGGCGGGGAGCGCCCCCGGCCGGAGCGCCGGGGGCGGGTCGAGCTGCTGCCGCGGCGGGAGCGCGACCCGCTGGGCCGGGACGCCGAGGCCGCGGCGCTGGCCGACGCCGTCCGGGCGGGCGGCCCGGTCCAGCTGTGGGGCCCGCCGGGGGTCGGCAAGAGCACGCTCCTGCGATACGTGGCGCGGCGCCTGGAACCGGGGCCGGACGGCGTGGTGTTCCTGAGCGCGGCCCACCGGGACGTCGGGGACCTGGCCCAGGAGGTGTTCGAAGCCTGCTACGAGGCCGCGGGGTACGCCCCGTCGGGCGCCGAGCTGCGGCGACTCATGACCGGAGTGCGGGTCGTCGTGTACGTCGACAACGCCGACCTGTCCCTGGAGCAGTTGCGGGAGCTCATGGACGCGGCCCCGGACGCGACGTTCGTCTTCGCCGGCCACGACCGATCGCTGTTCGGCGACGGCACGGTGCTGGAGGTGCAGGGGCTGGACCGCGCGGCGGGTCGGGAGCTGCTCGCCCGGGAGCTGCACCGGCCCCTACCCGAGAGCGAACGCGCCGGTGCCGACGAGCTGTGGCAGGCCGCGGCCGGTCGGCCCCTGCTGCTGCTCCGCGCGGCAGGGCTGGCCCGGTCCGACGCGTCCGGCGCGGTGGCGCTGCCGCGCCCCGGCGCGATCGCGGACCTGCTCCCCCTGCTGTTCGACCAGCTCGACGCGGCGGCGATGGGCGCCCTGCGGCTGCTGGCGACGCTGGGCGACGCCGAGTTGGCCCCGGCGCACATCGGCACCCTGGCCGACGTGACGGACCCGGCCGCGGTCTGCGGCCGCCTGGTCGACCTCGGCCTGGCCCTGGCCGCGGAGCACGGGTACCGCTGCGCGCCGGACGTCGTTCCCGCGCTGCGGCAGCGGCGCACCGCCCCCTTCCCCGCCGACCGGCTGTGCGAGTACCTCGCCCGATGGGCGGCCGAGCCGGCGACGACACCGGCCGAGGTCGCCGCCCACGGCCGGGCGCTGGAGATGGCGGCCCGGCTGGCCGAGCTGGCCGGACGGCCGGACCTCGCGGTGATGGTCGCCCGGGCCGTGTCGCCCACGTTGGCCCGCTCGCTGCGGTTCGGTGTGTGGGGCCGACTGCTCGGCCGCGGCTGGGTCGCCGCCCGACAGGCGGGCGACAGGAACGCCATGGCCTACTTCACCCACGAGGAGGGCATCCGGAGCCTGCTGACCGGCCGGCGTGTGGTCTCCGCGGTGCTCCTGGCCGAGGCGGTGGTGCTGTGGCGGCAGCTGGGTGACGGCCACGGCGCCGACGCCGCGCTCAATGCCCAGCAGTACACGCCGCCGCCGTCACCGGCCCCGTCTCCGTCACCGTCACCGTCACCGTCACCATCGCCGTCGCCGTCACCGGATGCGGCCGGGCCGCCCGACGTATCCGGCGACGGCGTCGCCCCGCAGAGCACACCACCCGACGCGGCGACGGACCATATGGCCGAGCTCGGGAACGATCCGACCGGGCAGAGCCTGGCGGGGCCCGACCCGACGGGCACCCTGGCCGGACCCGACCCCACGGGCACGCTGGCCGGGCCCGATCCGACGGGGCAGAGTCTGGCCGGGCCCGATCCGACGGGGCAGAGTCTGGCCGGGCCGGATCCGACGGGGCAGACCCTGGCCGGACCCGACCCCACGGGCCAGACTCTCGCCGGACCCGACCCGACGGGCCAGGCCCTCGCCGGACCGGACCCCACGGGCACGCTGGCGGGACCCGACCCGACAGGCACGCTGGCGGGGCCCGATCCAACAGGCGCGCTGTCGGGGCACGGTGACCTGTCGCATCTGTTGCGCGTGGGAGACGCGGGCGGTACCGCGGCCAGCGCGGCCGCGGCACCGGCGGGCGCCACCGCCGCCTCGGGTGCCGCGAGCGCCGGGGCCGCGTCGGCCGCGACGGCCGCCGCGGGCGCCTCCGCGCTCAGCTCGGCTCTCGCCGTGATCGCCGTCGTCACAGCCGTCGTCATCGGCGGCATCGCCGTCAAGGAGCATCAGGAGTCGAACGATCAGCCGTCGGCCTCATCCGCGAGCACCGACCTCGCGGGCGTATGGAGTACCAGCACGGGCTCGGTCAGGATCGTCTCGTCGGGACCCGGCTCGTACACCGCGGAGAACCCGGGATGCAATCCCTCCACCGTCCAACTCACCGGCAGTAACGGCAATTACCGCGGCAGGCTGCCGATCTGGGAGGACTTTCCCGACTCGTGCACAACACTGCGCGCATACGGCACGATCACGATCGACGTCGCACCCGACGGAGCCACCGCCCAGGTCGAGGAGACCGGACCGTCGGACGGTTCGGTGGAGTGCGAAGGCTGCGGGTCGGAGACGTGGACCCGGGAATCCTCCTGA
- a CDS encoding helix-turn-helix domain-containing protein, with protein sequence MIDSADHPSVAADHPFVAAVKPLVDAMGGEMVAPDRAEGDDVVLSWEGRELVAVRLPHLSDSLDHILAELQRRHGMPLAELDRKTKQSVVRILEQRGAFSVRHGVETVAAALGVSRFTVYNYLNRESAAKAGE encoded by the coding sequence GTGATCGATTCCGCCGACCACCCGTCCGTCGCCGCCGACCACCCGTTCGTGGCCGCGGTCAAGCCGCTCGTCGACGCCATGGGCGGCGAGATGGTCGCGCCGGACCGCGCCGAGGGCGACGACGTCGTGCTCTCCTGGGAGGGTCGGGAGCTGGTGGCCGTCCGGCTGCCGCACCTGTCCGACTCGCTGGACCACATCCTCGCCGAGCTCCAGCGCCGCCACGGCATGCCGCTGGCGGAGCTGGACCGCAAGACCAAGCAGTCGGTCGTGCGCATCCTGGAGCAGCGCGGCGCGTTCTCGGTGCGACACGGCGTGGAGACCGTGGCCGCCGCGCTCGGCGTCAGCCGCTTCACGGTTTACAACTACCTGAACCGGGAGAGTGCGGCGAAGGCCGGGGAGTGA
- a CDS encoding catalase — protein sequence MPKHTLTTESGAPVADNQNSATAGLGGPLLLQDQHLLEKLARFNRERIPERVVHARGSGAYGHFEVTDDVTDVTRAAFLGTVGKRTEVFLRFSTVADNLGGADAVRDPRGFAVKFYTEEGNYDLVGNNTPVFFIKDPIKFPDFIHSQKRDPFTGVQEPDNVWDFWAHAPEATHQITWLFGDRGIPASYRHMNGYGSHTYQWTNAEGEAFFVKYHFKTNQGIRCLSAEQAAETVGRDANSHQRDLVQSIERGVYPSWTVYVQVMPAAEAADYRFNPFDLTKVWPHADYPLRRVGRLVLDRNPDNVFAEVEQAAFSPNNFVPGIGPSPDKMLQGRLFAYADAHRYRLGVNHTQLPVNAPKATTADNYGRDGFMATNGQGRHAKNYEPNSYDGPAQTDQPLSAPLAVSGWTGTHAAPAHTKDDDFFQAGELYRLMSEEEKQRLVANIAGSLSQVTRDDVIEKNLAHFHAADADYGKRVDAAVRELRED from the coding sequence ATGCCAAAGCACACGCTGACAACTGAGTCGGGCGCCCCCGTCGCCGACAATCAGAACTCCGCCACCGCCGGCCTCGGCGGCCCGCTCCTCCTCCAGGACCAGCACCTTCTGGAGAAGCTCGCCCGCTTCAACCGCGAGCGCATCCCGGAGCGCGTCGTGCACGCCCGCGGCTCCGGCGCGTACGGCCACTTCGAGGTGACCGACGACGTCACCGACGTCACCCGCGCCGCCTTCCTCGGCACCGTCGGCAAGCGCACCGAGGTGTTCCTGCGCTTCTCCACCGTCGCGGACAACCTCGGCGGCGCCGACGCCGTACGCGACCCGCGCGGCTTCGCGGTCAAGTTCTACACCGAAGAGGGCAACTACGACCTCGTCGGCAACAACACCCCGGTCTTCTTCATCAAGGACCCGATCAAGTTCCCGGACTTCATCCACTCCCAGAAGCGCGACCCGTTCACGGGCGTGCAGGAGCCGGACAACGTCTGGGACTTCTGGGCCCACGCCCCGGAGGCCACCCACCAGATCACCTGGCTCTTCGGCGACCGCGGCATACCGGCCTCGTACCGGCACATGAACGGCTACGGCTCGCACACCTACCAGTGGACGAACGCCGAGGGTGAGGCCTTCTTCGTCAAGTACCACTTCAAGACCAACCAGGGCATCCGCTGCCTGTCCGCCGAGCAGGCCGCCGAGACGGTCGGCCGGGACGCCAACAGCCACCAGCGGGACCTCGTCCAGTCCATCGAGCGCGGGGTGTACCCGTCGTGGACGGTGTACGTGCAGGTGATGCCCGCGGCCGAGGCGGCGGACTACCGCTTCAACCCGTTCGACCTCACCAAGGTGTGGCCGCACGCGGACTACCCGCTGCGCCGGGTCGGCCGCCTGGTCCTGGACCGCAACCCGGACAACGTCTTCGCCGAGGTCGAGCAGGCCGCGTTCTCGCCGAACAACTTCGTGCCCGGCATCGGCCCCTCCCCCGACAAGATGCTCCAGGGCCGCCTCTTCGCCTACGCCGACGCGCACCGCTACCGCCTGGGCGTCAACCACACCCAGCTGCCGGTCAACGCGCCCAAGGCGACCACCGCCGACAACTACGGCCGGGACGGCTTCATGGCGACCAACGGCCAGGGCCGCCACGCCAAGAACTACGAGCCCAACTCCTACGACGGCCCCGCCCAGACGGACCAGCCGCTGTCCGCCCCGCTCGCCGTCTCCGGCTGGACCGGCACCCACGCCGCACCCGCCCACACCAAGGACGACGACTTCTTCCAGGCGGGCGAGCTGTACCGGCTGATGTCGGAAGAGGAGAAGCAGCGCCTGGTCGCCAACATCGCGGGCAGCCTCTCCCAGGTCACCCGGGACGACGTGATCGAGAAGAACCTCGCCCACTTCCACGCCGCCGACGCCGACTACGGCAAGCGCGTGGACGCCGCCGTCCGCGAACTCCGCGAGGACTGA
- the gcl gene encoding glyoxylate carboligase yields the protein MALRKMPAMEAVVHVLRSEGVDIAYGCPGAAILPLYKAMETVGGIDHLTVRHEEGATHMADGWARTTGKVGVAIGTSGPAGTNMITGLYTTIADSIPIICITGQAASTKLHQEAFQAVDIVDIAKPVTKWAVQIKEAAQAPWIFREAFRIARSGRPGPVLIDIPVDVAQREIWYDPEIDAPLAVEAVKPHLPRVEAALDLLLAAEKPLILAGGGVIIAEAADEVRELAELLRIPVQVTLMGKGAIDEDHALYSGMTGVQTSQRYGNQSFLESDTVLAVGARFGDRHTGQLDTYRGTRKFIHVDIEATQLGKVFEPDLGIVSDARLFLRALIDAAKARKLTRTDGAWVARVQELRQTLTRREDFDDVPIKAPRAYKEINEVFDEDTYFVTAIGLYQIWGGQHQKAYKPRHYQICGQAGPLGWEIPAAIGVKKALENEGKDNEVVGIVGDYGFQYMVEELAVAAQYNVPYVIIMLNNEYLGLIRQASIPFDMNYQVDIHYDEYGSDNVKIMEAYGCSGTRVYDPKDIRSSLEWARKEAQTTRRPVLVEIMIEREANTPHGPAIDAVKEFEPLPGA from the coding sequence ATGGCTCTGCGCAAGATGCCCGCCATGGAGGCGGTCGTCCACGTCCTGAGGTCCGAGGGTGTCGACATCGCGTACGGCTGCCCCGGCGCCGCGATCCTCCCGCTGTACAAGGCGATGGAGACGGTCGGCGGCATCGACCACCTGACGGTCCGCCACGAGGAGGGCGCCACCCACATGGCGGACGGGTGGGCCCGTACGACCGGCAAGGTGGGCGTGGCCATCGGCACCTCGGGGCCGGCCGGCACCAACATGATCACCGGTCTGTACACCACCATCGCGGACTCGATCCCGATCATCTGCATCACCGGCCAGGCCGCCTCCACCAAGCTGCACCAGGAGGCGTTCCAGGCGGTCGACATCGTCGACATCGCCAAGCCGGTGACGAAGTGGGCGGTGCAGATCAAGGAGGCCGCACAGGCCCCGTGGATCTTCCGCGAGGCGTTCCGGATCGCCCGCTCCGGCCGTCCGGGTCCGGTCCTGATCGACATCCCGGTCGACGTCGCCCAGCGCGAGATCTGGTACGACCCGGAGATCGACGCCCCGCTGGCCGTCGAGGCGGTCAAGCCGCACCTGCCGCGCGTCGAGGCCGCCCTCGACCTGCTGCTGGCGGCCGAGAAGCCGCTGATCCTGGCGGGCGGCGGCGTGATCATCGCCGAGGCCGCAGACGAGGTGCGCGAGCTGGCGGAGCTGCTGCGGATACCGGTCCAGGTGACCTTGATGGGCAAGGGCGCCATCGATGAGGACCACGCGCTGTACTCCGGCATGACGGGGGTGCAGACCTCGCAGCGGTACGGCAACCAGTCGTTCCTGGAGTCCGACACCGTGCTGGCGGTCGGCGCCCGCTTCGGCGACCGCCACACCGGGCAGCTGGACACCTACCGGGGGACGCGGAAGTTCATCCACGTCGACATCGAGGCCACCCAGCTCGGCAAGGTCTTCGAGCCGGACCTGGGCATCGTCTCGGACGCCAGGCTGTTCCTGCGCGCGCTGATCGACGCCGCCAAGGCGAGGAAGCTGACGCGTACGGACGGCGCGTGGGTGGCCCGGGTCCAGGAGCTGCGGCAGACCCTGACCCGGCGCGAGGACTTCGACGACGTCCCGATCAAGGCCCCGAGGGCCTACAAGGAGATCAACGAGGTCTTCGACGAGGACACCTACTTCGTCACCGCGATCGGCCTGTACCAGATCTGGGGCGGCCAGCACCAGAAGGCGTACAAGCCGCGCCACTACCAGATCTGCGGCCAGGCGGGCCCGCTCGGCTGGGAGATCCCGGCGGCGATCGGCGTGAAGAAGGCCCTGGAGAACGAGGGCAAGGACAACGAGGTCGTCGGCATCGTCGGTGACTACGGCTTCCAGTACATGGTCGAGGAGCTCGCGGTCGCGGCCCAGTACAACGTCCCGTACGTCATCATCATGCTGAACAACGAGTACCTGGGCCTGATCCGCCAGGCGTCGATCCCGTTCGACATGAACTACCAGGTCGACATCCACTACGACGAGTACGGCTCCGACAACGTCAAGATCATGGAGGCGTACGGCTGCTCCGGCACCCGGGTCTACGACCCGAAGGACATCCGGTCCAGCCTGGAGTGGGCCCGCAAGGAGGCGCAGACCACGCGGCGCCCGGTGCTCGTGGAGATCATGATCGAGCGCGAGGCCAACACGCCGCACGGCCCGGCCATCGACGCCGTCAAGGAGTTCGAGCCGCTCCCCGGGGCCTGA